The Microbacterium natoriense genomic interval GCGGACCTGCTCAAACCGGGTCGCCCTGAACGGGACCCTCCGTGTTCGGCTTCCATCCGAGTGCCGGTGCCACGTGCGTCGCGAACGACTCGAGCACGTGCAGGTTGTACGCGGGGCCGAGCTGATTCGGGATCGTGAGCATGAGGGTGTCTGCGGCCATCACGGCCTCGTCGGCGAGGAGCTGCTGGATCAGCACGTCCGGCTCTGCGGCATAGGTCTTGCCGAAGGTGGAGCGGAATCCGTCGATGATGCCGACCTGGTCGGCGTTCTCCTCGCTGCGGAGCCCGAAGTACGCCCGATCCATGTCGGACACGAGGGGGAACACGCTGCGGCTGACCGAGACACGTGGCGAACCCGTGTGGCCGGCCTCCTTGTAAGCGGCGCGGAACAGATCGATCTGCTCCCGCTGCAGCTCATGGAACGGCTGCCCGGTCGCCTCGGTGAGCAGTGTCGAGCTCATCAGGTTGAGCCCCTTGCGCCCGGTGTCCTCAGCGGTTGCGCGCGAGCCGGCTCCCCACCAGATGTGATCGCGCAGCGTGGGAGACTGCGGCTCGATCGACAGGTAGTGACCCGCCCCGACCATCCGCGGGTCCCCCGGTGCGACCCTGGCTCCGTCGATCGCCTCGAGGAACAGGTCGAACTTCTCACGGGCCATCACGCTGCCGCGCTCGGTGTCCTCCTCGTCGACGAATCCGAAGGTCTCGTAGCCGCGCAACGCCGTC includes:
- a CDS encoding LLM class flavin-dependent oxidoreductase translates to MKAFGFLSFGHYADVPGSSTRTAGDMLKQTIEIAEGADEIGVNGAYVRVHHWARQAASPMPLLSAMAARTKRIEVGTGVIDMRYENPFQFAEEAAALDYIADGRIALGVSRGSPETALRGYETFGFVDEEDTERGSVMAREKFDLFLEAIDGARVAPGDPRMVGAGHYLSIEPQSPTLRDHIWWGAGSRATAEDTGRKGLNLMSSTLLTEATGQPFHELQREQIDLFRAAYKEAGHTGSPRVSVSRSVFPLVSDMDRAYFGLRSEENADQVGIIDGFRSTFGKTYAAEPDVLIQQLLADEAVMAADTLMLTIPNQLGPAYNLHVLESFATHVAPALGWKPNTEGPVQGDPV